A section of the Methanosarcina mazei S-6 genome encodes:
- a CDS encoding archaellin/type IV pilin N-terminal domain-containing protein, translating into MWKMFSKDEKGFTGLEAAIVLVAFVVVAAVFSYVMLGAGFYTTQKSQEVVHTGVQQASSSVELSGDVVAKSDDGNTEIDTVTLFLQLTSGGSPVDMAKTLIVVSAPDIEPSELKLGAVADGDEFAIAARYNGNTDDLIDRFEKFQITIDLDQVAADAATPTSVGANSEFQLEIKPPQGATYTIHRTAPAAISDIMTLV; encoded by the coding sequence TTTACCGGGCTTGAAGCTGCAATTGTTCTCGTAGCTTTTGTAGTAGTTGCTGCAGTTTTCAGCTACGTTATGCTCGGAGCAGGTTTCTATACTACTCAGAAAAGCCAGGAGGTTGTGCACACCGGTGTACAGCAAGCAAGTAGCAGTGTTGAACTGAGTGGAGATGTAGTTGCTAAAAGTGACGACGGTAATACTGAAATTGACACTGTCACTTTATTCCTTCAATTGACTTCAGGCGGCTCTCCAGTGGATATGGCTAAAACTCTCATAGTTGTTTCAGCTCCGGATATCGAGCCAAGTGAATTGAAACTTGGTGCTGTCGCTGATGGCGATGAATTTGCTATAGCAGCCAGATATAACGGTAATACTGATGACCTTATAGATAGGTTTGAAAAATTCCAAATAACAATTGATTTGGATCAAGTGGCTGCTGACGCTGCTACTCCTACATCTGTTGGAGCTAATAGCGAGTTTCAGCTTGAAATCAAACCACCTCAGGGAGCAACCTATACCATTCACAGGACTGCACCAGCAGCAATCTCTGATATAATGACACTCGTCTAA
- a CDS encoding HAD family hydrolase, translating into MGGKNISRNDEADPKGGTVTFLGDPLEAGEDVFESCQIKGVIFDCYQTLIDIHTEEHRIETYETVSSWLAYHGVKIKPEKLWDTYIFKVEERMKDSKEIYPEIRIEEIFAEICQENSIWKIDEKSLGIETSRVFRAASIRKLRPFPQSIKLIEQCINIPKCIISNGQRVFSELELRFLGLYDYFDFVIFSSDVGYKKPDLRLFMTALKRMELELEPKCVMSLGDSYENEILPARKLGMQAMTIGEAWKHFGITD; encoded by the coding sequence ATGGGAGGCAAGAACATTTCAAGGAATGATGAAGCTGATCCTAAAGGAGGCACTGTCACTTTTCTGGGCGATCCTTTAGAAGCCGGGGAAGATGTATTTGAGAGCTGCCAGATCAAAGGGGTTATTTTTGACTGCTACCAGACGCTTATTGATATCCATACCGAAGAACACAGAATCGAGACATATGAGACCGTAAGCTCATGGCTTGCCTACCATGGGGTAAAGATTAAGCCGGAAAAGCTCTGGGATACTTACATATTTAAGGTTGAAGAAAGGATGAAAGACTCAAAGGAGATATATCCCGAGATAAGAATTGAAGAAATCTTTGCCGAGATCTGCCAGGAAAACTCTATCTGGAAAATCGACGAAAAAAGCCTGGGAATTGAAACGTCAAGGGTCTTTCGGGCGGCTTCAATCCGAAAGCTGCGCCCCTTCCCTCAGAGCATAAAACTAATCGAGCAGTGCATAAACATCCCAAAGTGCATAATCTCCAACGGGCAAAGGGTCTTTTCCGAACTTGAACTGAGGTTCCTAGGGCTTTATGACTACTTCGATTTTGTAATATTCTCGTCAGATGTGGGATACAAAAAACCCGACCTCAGGCTTTTTATGACCGCCCTTAAAAGGATGGAACTCGAACTCGAACCCAAATGTGTTATGTCCCTAGGAGACTCTTACGAAAATGAGATCCTTCCGGCGAGAAAGCTCGGGATGCAGGCAATGACGATTGGAGAAGCCTGGAAACATTTCGGGATAACAGACTGA
- a CDS encoding HAD family hydrolase, with product MLQNGKIKGLIFDCYKTLIDIKTDEKSRETNKRVSSWLLYQGVRIEPDRLREEYRWKVAGRLGNSGQQYPDIRIEEIFAEICAENAFRAIDPYWLGIETAKVFRTASLRKLEAYPKSFRLLEKYRNVPKCIVSNAQRVFTEQELRFLGLYDRFNFVIMSSDHRIKKPDTKLFKMALDRLGLEPWEVLSIGDTPENDIYAPQSLGMNAMHIRDAWRYA from the coding sequence ATGCTCCAGAATGGAAAAATCAAAGGTCTGATCTTTGACTGCTACAAAACCCTTATTGATATCAAAACTGACGAAAAAAGCAGGGAGACAAACAAGAGAGTAAGCAGCTGGCTGCTTTACCAGGGAGTGAGGATTGAACCTGATAGGCTCAGGGAAGAGTACAGATGGAAAGTTGCAGGCAGGCTGGGCAACTCAGGCCAGCAGTATCCGGACATCCGCATAGAAGAGATTTTTGCCGAGATCTGTGCAGAAAATGCCTTCAGAGCAATTGACCCGTACTGGCTCGGTATTGAAACTGCAAAGGTCTTCAGGACCGCTTCATTAAGAAAACTTGAAGCTTACCCTAAGAGTTTCAGGCTTCTTGAAAAATACAGAAACGTTCCTAAATGCATTGTCTCTAACGCCCAGAGGGTTTTTACAGAACAGGAACTCCGCTTCCTTGGTTTATACGACCGCTTCAATTTTGTAATCATGTCCTCAGACCACAGAATCAAAAAACCTGATACAAAGCTTTTCAAAATGGCTCTTGACCGCCTCGGGCTTGAACCATGGGAAGTGCTCTCAATCGGGGACACTCCGGAAAACGATATATATGCCCCTCAAAGCCTTGGCATGAATGCGATGCATATCCGGGATGCCTGGAGATATGCATAA
- a CDS encoding valine--tRNA ligase, with translation MTESEIPKEYNANEVEKKWMEKWNLSMYHFNWGEDTRPQYIIDTPPPYPTGNFHIGNALNWCYIDFVARYKRMRGYNVMFPQGWDCHGLPTEVKVEETHGITKNQVPRAEFRRMCRELTAGNIDKMRQTMLRLGFSVDWSNEFVTMEPSYFVKTQKSFVRMYNNGHIYHEDHPVNWCPRCETAIAFAEVEYDQGQTKLNFVHFDKVDIATTRPELMAACVAVAVNPEDERYSQYIGKEIEVPLFGQKVTLIADEAVEPEFGTGAVMICTFGDKQDVRWWAKYGLPLIKAIDKQGRMTKAAGKYEGMSIPECRQAVISDLRDAGFLYNQKPLEQNVGLCWRCDTPIEILSEPQWFVKINHEGILKAADEINWYPEYMKVRLQNWTGTMEWDWCISRQRIFATPIPIWYCKKCGEVMIAEESWLPIDPNENVPKKACACGSTEFEPETDVLDTWMDSSITALHVSGWESEHDLRLPAQIRPQGHDIIRTWAFYTILRSLALEGKRPWDSIVINGMVLGPDGHKMSKSLGNVISPEEVTTQYSADAFRQWGAVGGSTGSDVMFRWKDVVSASRFLQKMWSIYRFSMSHLKDFDPADAENFPPDSLYTIDRWLLSKLNRLVESTTKELDGYQFDSTFKAIRGFAWEVLADNYLELVKGRLYGENKEGRKAAQYVLYTTTRTLSLLLAPFIPFFAEEMYSRFDSASVHTRAWPAVNESLMSEEAEAAGEMIKDITGEVRRYKSDLGMALNAPLKKIEIYNTQIDTGDIAGATNSEVELMEGAPSFDYVPVEVKPNMGILGPRFRKDAGAIVKALKAEDPASVEAQIASGRITVTVNGEKIELEPEAVEIRKEVISGGREVDVLDIKGAVVVIVR, from the coding sequence ATGACAGAATCAGAAATTCCAAAAGAATATAATGCAAATGAGGTTGAGAAAAAGTGGATGGAGAAATGGAACCTCTCCATGTACCACTTCAACTGGGGAGAAGATACACGCCCCCAGTATATTATTGATACCCCACCTCCATATCCAACAGGTAATTTCCATATTGGAAACGCGCTCAACTGGTGTTATATCGACTTTGTTGCCAGGTACAAACGCATGCGCGGATATAATGTGATGTTCCCCCAGGGCTGGGACTGCCACGGCCTGCCAACCGAAGTCAAGGTTGAAGAAACTCATGGGATTACAAAAAACCAGGTCCCCAGGGCTGAGTTCCGCAGAATGTGCAGAGAACTGACTGCTGGAAACATCGACAAGATGCGCCAGACAATGCTTCGCCTGGGATTTTCAGTGGACTGGAGCAACGAATTTGTCACTATGGAGCCTTCGTACTTTGTAAAGACACAGAAGTCCTTTGTCAGGATGTACAATAACGGGCACATCTACCATGAAGACCACCCTGTAAACTGGTGCCCCCGCTGTGAAACTGCAATTGCCTTTGCAGAAGTAGAGTACGATCAGGGGCAAACAAAACTCAATTTTGTCCACTTCGACAAAGTAGATATTGCAACCACCAGGCCGGAACTGATGGCAGCGTGTGTTGCGGTTGCTGTAAACCCTGAAGACGAGCGTTATAGCCAGTATATCGGGAAAGAAATTGAAGTTCCGCTCTTCGGGCAGAAAGTAACACTTATCGCTGACGAGGCAGTCGAGCCCGAGTTCGGTACAGGCGCTGTAATGATCTGTACTTTCGGAGACAAGCAGGACGTGCGCTGGTGGGCAAAATACGGGCTTCCACTGATAAAAGCCATTGACAAACAGGGCAGGATGACAAAAGCAGCAGGCAAGTACGAGGGCATGAGCATCCCTGAGTGCAGGCAGGCAGTCATTTCCGACCTGAGAGATGCAGGCTTCCTCTACAATCAGAAGCCCCTCGAACAGAATGTCGGGCTCTGCTGGCGCTGTGATACTCCTATAGAAATCCTTTCCGAGCCCCAGTGGTTTGTAAAAATAAACCATGAAGGCATCCTGAAAGCCGCAGACGAGATAAACTGGTACCCTGAATACATGAAGGTCAGGCTCCAGAACTGGACAGGCACCATGGAATGGGACTGGTGCATCTCCAGGCAGAGAATCTTTGCAACCCCGATCCCTATCTGGTACTGCAAGAAGTGCGGCGAAGTCATGATTGCCGAAGAGAGCTGGCTCCCGATTGACCCGAACGAAAACGTACCAAAGAAAGCCTGTGCTTGCGGGTCAACCGAATTCGAGCCTGAAACCGATGTCCTGGACACCTGGATGGACTCTTCGATTACTGCGTTACACGTCTCTGGCTGGGAAAGCGAGCACGACCTCCGCCTTCCTGCACAGATCCGCCCCCAGGGGCATGACATCATAAGGACATGGGCTTTCTATACGATTCTCAGAAGCCTGGCGCTTGAAGGAAAGAGGCCCTGGGACTCCATAGTGATTAACGGGATGGTGCTCGGACCGGACGGACACAAGATGAGCAAGTCCCTCGGAAACGTTATTTCCCCCGAAGAAGTGACCACACAGTACAGTGCCGATGCTTTCAGGCAGTGGGGTGCTGTTGGAGGTTCAACAGGCTCAGATGTAATGTTCCGCTGGAAAGATGTGGTTTCAGCTTCCCGTTTCCTGCAGAAGATGTGGAGCATTTACAGGTTTTCGATGTCCCACTTAAAGGACTTTGATCCTGCAGATGCCGAAAACTTCCCTCCGGACTCCCTATATACAATTGATAGGTGGCTCCTGAGCAAGCTTAACAGGCTTGTAGAATCCACAACAAAGGAGCTTGACGGGTACCAGTTTGATTCCACATTCAAGGCTATAAGGGGCTTTGCCTGGGAAGTCCTTGCAGATAACTACCTTGAACTTGTGAAAGGCAGGCTCTACGGGGAAAATAAGGAAGGCAGAAAAGCAGCCCAGTATGTGCTTTATACCACAACCAGAACACTTTCCCTTTTGCTGGCTCCGTTTATACCTTTCTTTGCAGAAGAAATGTACTCCAGGTTCGACAGTGCGAGTGTCCATACTCGGGCATGGCCTGCGGTCAATGAAAGCCTGATGAGCGAAGAAGCCGAAGCAGCAGGCGAAATGATCAAAGATATCACAGGTGAAGTCCGCAGGTATAAGTCAGACCTTGGAATGGCTCTCAACGCTCCTCTGAAAAAAATAGAGATTTATAACACGCAGATTGATACAGGGGATATTGCAGGGGCTACAAACTCCGAGGTTGAGCTTATGGAAGGTGCCCCTTCGTTTGATTATGTGCCTGTGGAAGTTAAACCCAATATGGGCATCCTAGGACCGCGCTTCAGAAAAGATGCAGGAGCCATCGTGAAAGCCCTCAAGGCAGAAGACCCTGCTTCAGTCGAAGCCCAGATAGCATCAGGCAGGATAACCGTTACCGTAAACGGAGAAAAGATTGAACTCGAACCTGAAGCAGTCGAAATCCGGAAAGAAGTAATTTCCGGCGGCCGAGAGGTCGATGTTCTGGATATAAAAGGCGCAGTAGTTGTAATTGTAAGGTAA
- a CDS encoding BUD32 family EKC/KEOPS complex subunit, producing MANSHVNTLNPGDPFRDWLVEEVVANRIRDKKCCVNVFKYNSSHTVCRYQFKGEHFSVMAKFFAEPTGKLKAYNPYKGMMNEYRNLKKAASIINVAKPLAVRKDFNCVLVTEHIPGKSLGWYLKREEDLYGRLSAVAHMLRNLHDNTKSSYNKENEFRNFHDVLDHLKLDYGTRETFNKLLGEWWYSSLLDRDHGCMVHRDVTPSNYIFCKEKPYAIDFESSWFEAHPIRDLGVLTAELKNEFELHKGGGWKAEPYIGNFLWEYSRGEKDFYSITGILPFFMSIGLLRSARLHQGDYRNYLINEARECLGAIYRGN from the coding sequence GTGGCAAATAGCCATGTTAACACTTTAAACCCTGGAGACCCGTTCAGGGACTGGCTTGTAGAAGAGGTTGTTGCAAATAGGATTCGGGATAAAAAATGCTGTGTAAACGTTTTTAAATACAACTCTTCCCACACTGTTTGCAGGTATCAGTTTAAAGGGGAACATTTCAGCGTAATGGCAAAGTTCTTTGCCGAACCGACAGGCAAGCTGAAAGCATACAATCCCTATAAAGGCATGATGAACGAGTACAGGAACCTGAAAAAAGCAGCTTCGATAATAAATGTTGCAAAGCCTCTTGCAGTAAGAAAAGACTTCAATTGTGTCCTTGTAACCGAACACATACCCGGAAAATCTCTTGGCTGGTACCTTAAACGCGAAGAAGACCTTTACGGAAGGCTGTCTGCTGTGGCTCACATGCTCAGGAATCTACATGACAATACAAAGTCTTCTTACAATAAAGAAAATGAGTTCAGAAACTTTCATGATGTTCTGGACCACCTTAAACTTGATTACGGCACGAGAGAGACTTTCAATAAACTTCTGGGAGAATGGTGGTACAGTTCATTGCTCGACCGGGATCATGGCTGTATGGTCCACAGGGACGTTACTCCTTCAAATTATATTTTTTGCAAAGAAAAGCCCTATGCCATCGATTTTGAGAGCTCATGGTTTGAGGCACATCCCATAAGAGACCTCGGGGTCCTTACTGCAGAACTTAAGAATGAATTTGAATTGCACAAAGGGGGAGGCTGGAAAGCCGAGCCCTATATAGGAAACTTCCTCTGGGAGTACAGCCGCGGGGAAAAGGACTTTTACAGCATTACCGGAATTTTGCCTTTTTTCATGAGTATAGGGCTGCTCCGTTCCGCAAGGCTTCACCAGGGAGATTACAGGAATTACCTGATAAATGAAGCGCGTGAATGTCTGGGTGCAATTTATAGAGGGAATTAA
- the flaJ gene encoding archaellar assembly protein FlaJ: MGVNKIKNIFSKKSNSGSILDQLYVKYQDYQKELYMSNDMLFALTYMASISTANLTRDKIFSSISGKKEYCPSKYFNLIKELAQHWHYDYANACELISTKVKHDRMRELLNRLSNAIAAGEPDSEFLTKEWRLFKTKRKDEFERDLDTTKEWSNAYTALLVSTSLVAIIILLSVILYNIGDPADTLYSTMFIIFFMAFFGVGLLFRCSPKDTKVHNLSVKSKEQTYIYKWAPLTLVIAALAVLLLTVLPAFTGSAADFFIDIKGVGMIVAGVTMIPVGIAAKRDIEKINKRDESYTTFIRSLGSIISGSGLTVPKALLKIDPKNLGELKDMSQELYKKLASGLDPALCWGRFVGETGSYLIYKFTSVFVDAVNFGGNAEVVGELVSSSNLELVLLRMKRERIAKGFSSLVIPLHVSMVGLLLFIGQILTIFSTIINSLFTQFEINGSELEGIPGGMGGMNMGIFGGVPLELLGQFVVIVTIILTIANLLAIVAVKGGPMYLAIYYGIFMFILSGILMIIVPPLVEMAFSFNGVLDSLAEGM, encoded by the coding sequence ATGGGTGTCAATAAGATAAAAAACATTTTTAGCAAAAAGTCTAATTCAGGATCCATTTTAGACCAGCTTTATGTTAAATATCAAGACTACCAGAAAGAACTCTATATGAGCAATGATATGCTTTTTGCTCTTACTTATATGGCTTCAATCTCGACTGCCAATCTTACAAGGGACAAAATATTCTCAAGCATATCTGGAAAGAAAGAGTACTGCCCAAGCAAATATTTTAACCTGATTAAAGAGCTGGCTCAGCACTGGCATTATGATTACGCCAATGCCTGTGAGCTTATATCCACAAAAGTAAAGCATGACAGGATGAGGGAACTTCTCAACAGGCTGTCAAACGCCATAGCGGCAGGAGAACCTGATAGTGAATTTCTCACCAAGGAATGGAGACTATTCAAGACAAAAAGAAAAGATGAGTTCGAAAGAGACCTTGATACCACGAAAGAATGGTCAAACGCATACACAGCATTGCTTGTCTCCACATCGCTTGTAGCTATAATTATACTGCTTTCAGTGATTTTATACAATATCGGGGATCCGGCTGATACGCTTTATTCCACAATGTTTATCATATTTTTTATGGCCTTCTTTGGAGTAGGCCTGCTTTTTAGATGTTCTCCAAAAGACACTAAAGTCCATAATTTAAGTGTAAAATCAAAAGAGCAGACTTATATTTATAAGTGGGCTCCTCTTACACTTGTTATCGCAGCCCTGGCTGTTTTATTGCTAACTGTTCTGCCGGCTTTCACCGGTTCAGCTGCTGATTTCTTTATTGATATTAAAGGAGTCGGGATGATTGTTGCAGGAGTTACCATGATTCCTGTAGGGATTGCGGCAAAAAGAGATATTGAAAAAATTAACAAAAGGGATGAAAGTTATACAACTTTCATAAGAAGCCTCGGGTCTATTATAAGTGGGTCCGGTCTGACTGTTCCAAAAGCTCTTTTAAAGATTGACCCCAAGAACCTTGGAGAGCTTAAAGATATGAGCCAGGAGCTTTATAAGAAACTGGCATCCGGGCTGGACCCTGCCCTTTGCTGGGGGAGATTTGTCGGAGAAACGGGCAGTTATTTGATCTACAAATTTACAAGCGTTTTTGTGGACGCTGTCAATTTCGGAGGTAATGCAGAAGTGGTAGGCGAGCTCGTGAGCTCGTCAAACCTTGAACTTGTCCTTCTGAGAATGAAAAGAGAACGCATAGCCAAAGGATTTTCCAGTCTTGTTATTCCTCTCCATGTATCGATGGTTGGCCTTCTTCTTTTCATAGGGCAGATCCTTACTATCTTTTCAACCATTATAAATTCCCTTTTTACCCAGTTTGAAATAAACGGTTCCGAACTCGAGGGCATACCCGGTGGCATGGGTGGCATGAATATGGGCATATTCGGGGGTGTCCCCCTCGAATTGCTGGGGCAATTTGTTGTGATAGTTACTATTATTCTAACAATTGCCAACCTACTTGCGATCGTTGCCGTAAAAGGAGGACCGATGTACCTGGCGATCTACTATGGTATATTTATGTTCATACTTTCGGGAATACTGATGATTATAGTCCCTCCGTTAGTGGAAATGGCCTTTTCATTTAATGGAGTACTCGATAGTCTAGCAGAAGGTATGTGA
- a CDS encoding type II/IV secretion system ATPase subunit: MDSIEEKLGTEDGHVLNAGVYTNFPFKPKKYDGHDHSNLKTCNLYKLLPPEMKAEVEKNLHLLEYLHILPIDTMGIPRYVPKLESKHGDIEDPNLIYRVNDQIYVHIYPNKNDVRNFYIPIEPILLTGVGFLIKELEIKLVDHLTGIQFDPENLEEKERILRESLDAICIIGKKNPAASSAAGAESGIKKLGSRFFPSKEDPDKNHIYVTKEQYEALKYSVIRDKIGVGFLDPYINDNKIEDITCNGLGPIFIEHKVFKGLRSVIEFNDNDALNHYIVRLAERIGKPITFKNPIVDSTLPDGSRINIVFGDDISKNGSNFTIRKFADIPFSILQVIKGGTLDYRMAAYLWILIGEGMSGFICGETASGKTTTLNGITAFVNPESKLVSIEDTPELQIPHKNWTRETTRGSTRGAGTGEGSGSDVTMFDLLKAALRQRPNYILVGEIRGVEGNVAFQAMQTGHPVMSTFHAATVEKLIQRLTADPINIPKTYVDNLNFVIIQSAVRRPDGKLVRRVLSINEVLGYNPDKGGISFIEAFSWDPVTDTHVFSAMGSSYILENKIATRLGIPGKKKKAIYDEIEKRAKILERLSDEGIVNYWEFFNTIAKITKSGMLRIQF; this comes from the coding sequence ATGGATAGCATCGAGGAAAAGCTGGGTACTGAAGACGGTCATGTACTTAATGCAGGAGTATACACAAATTTTCCGTTTAAACCAAAAAAATACGACGGACATGACCATTCAAACCTGAAAACGTGTAACCTTTACAAACTCCTCCCTCCGGAAATGAAGGCGGAAGTTGAAAAAAACCTTCATCTTCTGGAGTACCTGCATATCCTGCCCATAGATACAATGGGCATACCCAGATATGTTCCAAAGCTTGAATCCAAGCATGGTGATATAGAAGATCCCAATCTGATATACAGGGTCAATGACCAGATATACGTCCATATTTATCCGAACAAAAACGATGTGAGGAATTTCTATATTCCTATTGAGCCCATACTTCTTACCGGAGTCGGATTTCTTATTAAAGAACTGGAAATAAAGCTTGTAGACCACCTTACAGGGATTCAATTTGATCCTGAAAATTTAGAGGAAAAAGAACGTATACTGAGAGAATCCCTGGATGCCATCTGCATAATTGGCAAAAAAAATCCGGCTGCCAGTTCTGCCGCAGGGGCTGAATCAGGGATCAAAAAACTGGGGTCACGTTTTTTCCCATCAAAGGAAGATCCTGATAAAAATCATATATACGTAACAAAAGAGCAGTATGAAGCTCTGAAATACTCGGTTATCAGGGACAAAATCGGTGTCGGTTTTCTTGACCCTTACATAAATGACAACAAAATTGAAGATATAACCTGTAATGGTCTCGGGCCCATCTTTATTGAACACAAGGTGTTCAAGGGTCTCAGGAGCGTTATAGAATTCAATGACAACGACGCCCTCAATCATTACATTGTCAGGCTTGCAGAAAGGATAGGAAAGCCCATCACTTTCAAAAACCCTATAGTTGACTCCACACTCCCGGACGGGTCAAGGATTAACATTGTTTTTGGGGACGATATCAGTAAAAACGGGAGTAATTTCACTATACGTAAATTCGCTGACATTCCTTTCAGCATCCTTCAGGTCATAAAAGGAGGGACTCTGGATTACAGGATGGCAGCTTATCTCTGGATCCTGATTGGTGAAGGAATGAGCGGTTTCATATGCGGAGAAACCGCCAGTGGTAAGACGACCACATTGAACGGAATTACAGCTTTTGTAAACCCCGAGTCAAAACTGGTTTCAATCGAAGACACGCCCGAACTGCAGATTCCTCACAAAAACTGGACCCGGGAAACAACAAGAGGCAGTACAAGGGGTGCAGGAACCGGAGAAGGCAGCGGTTCGGATGTTACAATGTTCGACCTTCTCAAAGCAGCATTGAGGCAGAGGCCAAACTATATCCTTGTGGGAGAAATCCGAGGAGTTGAAGGTAATGTCGCATTCCAGGCTATGCAGACCGGCCATCCTGTTATGTCAACGTTCCACGCCGCAACCGTTGAGAAACTGATCCAGAGGCTTACTGCTGATCCTATAAACATTCCTAAAACGTATGTGGACAACCTCAACTTTGTTATAATCCAGTCTGCTGTCCGGAGACCTGACGGCAAGCTTGTGAGGAGAGTCCTCAGTATAAATGAGGTTCTCGGATACAACCCGGATAAAGGGGGAATTTCCTTTATTGAAGCTTTTTCCTGGGATCCTGTTACTGATACACATGTTTTCAGTGCTATGGGAAGTTCTTATATCCTTGAGAATAAAATCGCCACAAGGCTTGGAATTCCGGGTAAGAAAAAGAAAGCAATTTATGATGAGATTGAAAAACGGGCAAAAATTCTGGAAAGACTGAGCGATGAAGGAATTGTAAACTACTGGGAATTTTTTAACACAATCGCAAAGATTACAAAGTCCGGTATGCTGAGGATTCAGTTCTAA
- a CDS encoding aminoglycoside phosphotransferase family protein: protein MIKFPDEIPDSCKWQKVEPINRGWSDDQKYYVRTTDGRELLLRVSDVSQYENRKRDFEAIKQLDKLDILISHPVDFGICNNGKSVYSLLTWIKGKDAEYLLPRLDRKEQYQFGVKAGEILKIIHQVSTAKNQISWSERFNRKINRNIAAYEACGIRLKGAEKIIEYIEQNRYLLDNRPQCFQHGDYHAGNMIITESGELGIIDFNRVDYGDPWEEFNRITWCADISASFASGRINGYFEHDVPALFFRLMALYIASNQLSSIPWAIQFG, encoded by the coding sequence GTGATTAAATTCCCTGATGAAATCCCTGACTCCTGTAAATGGCAAAAAGTCGAGCCCATTAACAGGGGGTGGTCAGATGATCAGAAATATTATGTCCGAACTACAGACGGCAGAGAACTATTACTCCGAGTATCGGACGTCTCGCAATACGAGAACAGAAAACGGGACTTTGAAGCAATAAAACAGCTTGATAAGCTTGATATTTTGATATCGCATCCGGTTGATTTTGGAATTTGTAATAACGGAAAATCAGTGTACTCTTTGCTAACCTGGATTAAAGGTAAGGATGCAGAATATCTTCTTCCGAGACTTGACAGAAAAGAGCAATACCAGTTTGGAGTTAAAGCGGGTGAAATCTTAAAAATAATACATCAAGTATCTACGGCAAAAAATCAAATCTCATGGTCGGAGCGGTTTAATCGGAAAATAAACAGAAATATTGCCGCTTATGAAGCTTGCGGGATTCGTCTGAAGGGAGCAGAGAAGATAATTGAATACATAGAACAGAACCGGTATTTGCTGGATAATCGGCCTCAGTGTTTTCAACATGGTGACTATCATGCCGGAAATATGATTATTACAGAGTCTGGAGAGCTGGGAATTATTGATTTTAACAGAGTTGATTATGGTGACCCCTGGGAAGAATTCAACCGTATTACATGGTGTGCGGATATAAGTGCCTCATTTGCTTCAGGACGCATAAATGGATATTTTGAACACGATGTACCTGCTTTATTTTTCAGATTAATGGCTTTATATATTGCAAGTAACCAGCTTTCATCAATTCCCTGGGCAATTCAATTTGGATAG
- a CDS encoding ATPase domain-containing protein, which yields MGEIEDKKNIISSGNDEIDKKLGEGIPLGSLVLIEGENDTGKSVFCQQMVYGGLNQLHRIAYYSTENTVKSMLAQMDSLSLDISDFYSWGYFRIFPVHLEGVEWTSEQMKGTLHLVTTHIKSVREKVIIIDSLTMFTTYSDEDNILEFLTSLKNLCDKGYTIFITLHQHAFKEDTLVRIRSSCDCHLFLRKEQLTDRYISVMEVSKIRGAKKSTGNIVSFEVQPGFGLKIIPISQAKV from the coding sequence ATGGGAGAAATAGAGGATAAAAAGAATATTATCTCAAGCGGCAATGATGAAATTGATAAAAAGTTAGGTGAGGGCATCCCTCTGGGTTCTCTTGTGCTCATTGAAGGAGAAAATGATACCGGAAAGAGTGTATTCTGTCAGCAAATGGTGTATGGTGGATTGAATCAGCTTCACAGGATAGCTTACTATTCAACCGAGAACACAGTTAAAAGCATGCTGGCTCAAATGGACAGCCTGAGCCTTGATATCTCGGATTTTTACAGCTGGGGGTATTTCAGGATTTTTCCGGTTCACCTTGAAGGTGTCGAATGGACTTCCGAGCAAATGAAAGGTACCCTGCACCTTGTTACGACTCACATAAAAAGCGTCAGGGAAAAAGTCATCATAATTGATTCTCTCACAATGTTTACTACTTATTCTGATGAGGATAATATCCTTGAATTCCTTACAAGTTTGAAAAATTTGTGTGACAAAGGGTATACCATTTTCATTACTTTACATCAACATGCTTTCAAAGAAGACACTCTTGTCAGAATACGGTCTTCATGTGACTGTCACCTGTTCCTAAGGAAGGAACAGCTCACTGACCGCTATATTAGCGTTATGGAAGTCTCAAAAATAAGAGGCGCCAAGAAGAGTACAGGTAATATAGTGAGTTTTGAAGTCCAGCCTGGGTTCGGTTTAAAGATAATTCCAATATCACAGGCTAAAGTCTAA